One window of the Salminus brasiliensis chromosome 1, fSalBra1.hap2, whole genome shotgun sequence genome contains the following:
- the six1b gene encoding homeobox protein six1b — protein sequence MSMLPSFGFTQEQVACVCEVLQQGGNLERLGRFLWSLPACDHLHKNESVLKAKAVVAFHRGNFRELYKILESHQFSPHNHPKLQQLWLKAHYIEAEKLRGRPLGAVGKYRVRRKFPLPRTIWDGEETSYCFKEKSRGVLREWYTHNPYPSPREKRELAEATGLTTTQVSNWFKNRRQRDRAAEAKERENSENNNSGANKQSQLSPLDGGKSLMSSSEEEFSPPQSPDQSSVLLLQGNMSHPGAPAYTMSGLGATQTVHGMQGHPHQLQDSLLGPLTSSLVDLGS from the exons ATGTCAATGTTGCCCTCTTTCGGGTTCACCCAGGAGCAAGTGGCGTGCGTGTGCGAGGTGCTGCAGCAAGGGGGGAACCTGGAGCGCCTGGGCCGCTTCCTGTGGTCCCTGCCGGCCTGCGACCACCTCCACAAAAACGAGTCCGTTCTCAAGGCCAAGGCCGTGGTGGCGTTTCACCGCGGGAACTTCCGAGAGCTCtacaaaatcctggagagtcacCAGTTCTCTCCGCACAACCACCCCAAGCTGCAGCAGCTGTGGCTGAAGGCCCACTACATCGAGGCGGAGAAGCTGAGGGGGCGGCCGCTGGGCGCCGTGGGCAAATACCGCGTGCGTAGGAAATTCCCTCTGCCGCGTACGATATGGGACGGCGAAGAGACGAGCTACTGCTTTAAGGAGAAGTCCCGCGGCGTCCTGCGGGAGTGGTACACGCACAACCCGTACCCTTCTCCCCGGGAGAAGAGGGAGCTGGCCGAGGCCACGGGACTCACTACCACGCAAGTGAGCAACTGGTTCAAGAACCGGCGACAGAGAGACCGAGCCGCCGAGGCCAAAGAAAG AGAGAACAGCGAGAACAACAACTCAGGCGCTAACAAACAGAGCCAGCTGTCCCCGCTGGACGGCGGGAAGTCCCTCATGTCCAGCTCGGAGGAGGAGTTCTCGCCCCCGCAGAGTCCTGACCAGAGCTCTGTGCTTCTGCTGCAGGGCAACATGAGCCACCCCGGCGCTCCCGCCTACACCATGAGCGGCCTCGGCGCCACGCAGACGGTACACGGCATGCAAGGACACCCCCACCAGCTCCAGGATTCATTACTGGGACCTTTGACATCGAGTCTAGTGGACCTCGGTTCTTAA